CAAATTACCTACTGGAGCAAACTGCGTGCTCTCGTGAAGAGTAGGGGGGGGATTGACACTGATGGTGGCGAGGCTGGCAGcatgtattattttctttcaattGAACTATTGTGAAAAATATACTGATTTAAATTATAATAGAATATACCCCTAAAATATCATGTAACATAGGGGTGATTTTATCAGGGTCGGCTCATTGTAACAAAGTGTTGAGCTATGACTCCCTCAGCATGTGAATGCATCAGGATAGTGCAAGGAGTGTTCTGATTTATACTCCATTTTTccattcaattttatttgtatagcttcAAATCATAATGTACATAATCTCAAGGCACCTGGCATTGTATGTTTAAGACCCAACACGTGCTGCTtcttttgagattttttttgaCAGCATGTCAAATTTAGCTAGTGaggttttcttttcaaatgaatCAAATGTAAACAGCAAAACACTTTTGTAGACTAGCATACATTGCCTTTATCAGCCTCTTCCTCTACTTCTTTAGAGTGCCTTAGTTTAGTCCTGGGTTGTTCATATGATAATCATATGATGAATAAGTTCAGTGTATTTTTCTGAAGATGATACATTCCTGCGTATAGAAATAGTAAGTGGTTGGGGTGAGATACTGGGCAGGATACCGAACCCTGAATTACCCATTTGCCGTTCTCATAGAAAAAGGGCTGccaatagatgcactgtattaatgtgtgtatgagtgggtgaatggcaaaaaactgtaaagcgctttgaatGGTcctcaagactagaaaagcgctatataaatacagaccatttgcAATTTCTTCAGAGTCTTCaagatttgtttaaaatctttTCCCTCTTGTTCATCCTCCTCTTGTGTGACGTGTGACCCCCACCGACCTGAGCTGTCACTGACATATCTGTTTTTCTAAGCGGATGGCACCAATCACTGGTCATGCTGCTATCAGTACCAGTGCTTTTAGCTCACCTACACATTCCTCACCGCACAGcctccagaaaacacacagcagcagcagctataaAACAGAaacgactgtaaaaaaaattactgtGGTTATAGAGCATGTGAAGCCATTAGAGaaccagatatttccctcaggaagGGTGGACACCAATAACAGAGCTATCTAAGGGGTAATACTGGACTTGAAGTTAGACACAAACACCACTCCATGTGAATTATGTAACTGATGGATATGCTAAGAGACAACTGTAATGTTAGACAattgttgaatttgttttaagCTTCCAGCACTGTTCCCAATAAAAATGGGTTCATATAAAGTGAAGTGAATATGATGCTGTCCTTGACAGAGATGGGTTTGTTTTCATCCTACCCATTCAGCAATGTGCTAATGTGGtaatcttttgtgttttttcctctctccttaGGCATCCTATTTCACAGTGCATTTGCACACAACAATTCAGCGAGTCCTCCTTCTATCACAGATGGGCCATCGTTTACTAGTGGTGGAGGCACATCATCCAAACTTGTCCAGACACAGGCAACAGTTACAGTCACCATGGCAAACAATACTGCTAAGATTACGACTGCAGAGCCTCGTGTTTCTACCCAAACACAACCCCAATCTTCCACCATAAACAACCCATTATCATCTCACATTAGCATCTCTGGTGCCCCTTCCAGTGTTCCTGCTGCTACCTTAAGCCCCTCAAAGGCTACAACACCAGTTGCAACAGCTACAACATTTGCAACAGTTGCAACAACTGTACCATTTGCAACAGTTGCAACATCTGACAGTGGCGGCATATCAGTGGGACACCATAATACTTTAAAAGCCTCTGTAGCTAGTACAAACTCCAGGACTGAGCCGTCAACAAGTACATACATACTGACAAGTCCTTACCATACGGTAACATTCAAAATCCCAAAGGTCTCAACATATCCTACAACAGAACAAACTCATTCAGCCATTACCAAGACGAGTGAAGGAGGTAAGTTTTCCTGTAAATTACACATATTCCAGATAATAACATTCTTACTGACTTGATGATGTCTTGAGGGTTAATGTCAAACTTTGAGAGGCTGTAAATCCATCTGACTGTCCTTGAACTTTCTCAATCATTCATCTGATAAACTTCCAACTTGTCAGGTTTGTTTCTGAAGATGTAAGGAAGTGTAGACGTAGACCCTTACCATAACTCTCTTGTTATTTTAAACTACACTTGTTTGATGTCCCTTATAAACTGTGCTGACAACAGTGACACTATTTTATAACTTTTGGATGTTGCAACAGGTATCagtctttattttcaaatcatACTTTGTACTTTATCAATGGTTCTGACAATCTTGCTTATAATTATCAACTCTTGGCCTCCACCTGAATGCACCCAAAGCCAGGTAGAAAAACAATGCCGATGTTCAGTTGGACCAGATAATGAaaagatatcctgggtatgttTTATTTGCTTCTTGGTACAGAATATTACATCTCTTCACCCTGAAAGGGTCTTTGGTTGCTTTGGCTGTCTGTTTAGGATACCTGCCCTACTGAAAAGCAGAAATATCATCCAATGAGTTACATGCATATAACTGAATCAGAGCACATAATGTCGGAACTTTAGACGAGTTTCTAGAGTATAACGGCTGTCTGACGCTCTGCCTCACGGGAGGGGAGGAAGCAAAAGCGCTGTGAGAGAAGGctgaaaagagggaagaggTCCGGCATCCACGCTAGTCTGAAagccaacccccccccccaggccaGCAGTACCGTCCCTTATGCTCTCAAATGTCCGCTCCATCAACATCAAGCTGGATGAGCTGCGTCTGCTGAGGAATACACGTAAGGAGATGAAGGACTGCTGTGTGTATGTCTTTACTGAATCATGGCTACATGATAAGATTACGGACGCGGTGATACAGATGGAGTGAATGACTGTTCCCGCGCGGACAGAGAGGTAGCCAGCTGTGGAAAGGCCCGTGGTGGTGGACTGTGTGTCTATTTAAACAAGGACTGGTGCTAAAACGCTACAGTAGCCGATAAACACTGCTCGCCACTGGTTGAATTCCTCATTATGAAATGGCGGCCGTTCTACCTGCCGAGGGAATTTACCAGTGTGTTGGTTGTAGCTGATTGCATAGCCCCCAGTGCTTGTACCAAAGCAAATGCTAATGAAGCACTGGAAGGCCTCGACGATGCCATCAGTGAGCTACTGACCAAACAGCTGGACAGTTTTATGGTGATTGCAGGGGACTTCAACCATTCCGGCTTAAAGTCTGTATTTCCCTCAATTAAAACCAGGGGAGATAACAGGCTAGACTTTATACCGACACCGCACAGGCTTACAAGGCAGCCCCCCGCCCCCATCTCGGCCACTCTGACCACTTCTCTATCATGCTAACACCTGCATATAGACCACTGCTCAAATGTGTGAGAGCAGGGAAAAGACAGATAAGGGTCTGGTCAGATGGAGCAGCCTCAGCACTACAGGACTGTTTTCTGCACAGGGACTGGGAGATATTCAGGACAGCAGCCTCCTGCAATGACCACATAGACATTGAGGAGTATGCAGAGTCAATCACCAGCTATATTGCTAAATATACAGAGGATGTCACTGTGCTAGAGCAATGAGAAGCCGTGGATGACATCTGAGATGTGTTCCCTACTGAAGGCCTGTGATGTTGCCTACAGGTTGGGGGACAGCGGTGCACTATACTCAGCTAGGTCATGGGAGCAAGGAAGCGAAAAGAGCCTACACGTGCAGAATACACAGCCACTTCTGCGACACAGGGGGAAACCAGACGGATGGGGCAGGGTGTTGAAGCACTGACGGACTTCAAGACCAGGCAGAAAACTGATGACAGTGATGCCTCACTTCCTGACAGGCTCAATAATTTCTTTGCCCGTTTTGAAGCATCCAATACTACAGCAATTGGGGAGGCCCGGCCATCTCGTAGCAAGACTTGGAGCACACACGGAGGATCCTTGCCAGAGTCAACCCACGGAAAGCGGCAGGTCCTGACAACATACCTGGTTGGGTAGTCAAGGAATGTGCCACAGTGACAATAAAGCCCAATTATTCCATCTCTACTCAGCCAACAATTCAGCAACAACATACATCATTCATCCTGCTTCAATTAAACCAGTAAAAACCTCTCATTGGATAGATGAGATAGATAAGGAGTCTTCAAAACACTGTGCAAAAGAGCAGAAAGAATTTGGAAAAAGATAAAATTGCAAGTCCAGTAATTGTATATGAAAGACCTCTTAACTCTGGCTCCAGCAGTGTATGCCTCTTTGGCTTGTAAAGACTCCAGTCATGTGTAGTGAGGGGATAGGTACGGTGTGCACAAGCAGGCAGGTCGGCTAGTGCAAGACATTTGCACCAGCGAATAATTTCATATGATCCAAATCAAAGAAAATAGTTTGTCGTGAAataggatttcaacaaatacgaTGAAAAAAATTGTCATCAACTTtccaaccctacctttaattTTCATCAAATTTCTCTTCCTGAACTCATCATTCTGTGTCTCACATGCActctaaactaaactaaactataaACTCCCTTCTTGGGGTCCTACAGATATTATACCCACTTCACTTCTAAAAGAGGTTACAGGTGCCATTGGCCCAAGCTTGTTTGTCATAAAAAACACTTCCCTTACTTCATGCTGCGTTCCAAATTATTTTAAGCAAGCCATGCCATCAGCTGAGCCAATGGATGTCTTTTAACTTTCTGCAGCTAAACTAAGTTAAAAAGTAATCATTTTGGCCCTGACCTTCTAGCAGGCAAAATACAACCATTAGTGGGTCCACTCGCAAGCAATACTTAATCTAAAGCCAGATACCTTGGTATCACATCTGATTCGTAACTTAATTTTGAAGAACATGTCAATATAAAACGCATTACTTCTAAGAAATATAGCCAAAATCATATCAGCTCTGTCTTTTTTGGACCTAGAAAAGCTTGCAATGAACTGATCCAGTCAATTCAAAGTGTCTCGGCTTCACCCAGTGCAGTTTCGGACTCATTTTGATAGAGGTTGATTTTGTCATCAGTCCATTGAACTTTgacccagaactcctctgtTTTGTTAGTTGTGTATTGTGGTGTACTATAACTAGCTATTGCCTATAGTGTTAGGCTCAGAAGTGGTTACATCATTAtctgtgaatattttttatagttgctgtgttatttctgttctaagacacagagaaaacaactgTGCCAGTTACAACAAACTTGCAGATAAAATCAAGGACCACAGAGACTGGGAAGCCAGGGACCACCATCACCCACCCCACTCTGACAACAGGATCTCTTGTACCTGAGAACCTAAGTGAAACAACATTACTGCAAACCTCTACTGCCACCACCACAGATCCTCAGCCAAAGATATTTCTGGTAAGACATGCAATGAGATAGAACCAGCAGGTTTGCTTTCCTTTACTTTACTTAAAGTAATTACTTTTGGTGATTTTGAAATCCACAttgatgattttttaaatcacagtctTTTAATGGAGTCCCGTCCAACTCATAACCATGGTCACACACTATATTTAGTTTTCACCCTTGGTCTGAGCATCAATTCCACAGCTGTGTAAAATATCTTTGTCTCTGATCGCCTCTGTATCATGTTTGACAAGGTGTTCCATGCTTCATCAAAACAGCTTATCAGCAATGTATCATCTAGTACCTTAAATGAAAATAGTGCTTTAAAATTTTCTGCAAATTCTGCTCAAGGCTTAATACATAATACTCCATTTGAtctattttatttcaagtttgaTAATCTCTGCCAATCTACCTTAGATGCTATTGCTTCAATTAAACCAGTAAAAACCTCTCCTTGGATAGACAACAGCTTAAGGAGTCTTCAAAACACTGTGCAAAAGAGCAGAAAGAATGTGGAAAAAGATAAAATTGCAAGTCCAGTAATTGTATATGAAAGACCTCTTAACTCTGGCTCCAGCAGTGTATGCCTCTTTGGCTTGTAAAGACTCCAGTCATGTGTAGTGAGGGGATAGGTACGGTGTGCACAAGCAGGCAGGTCGGCTAGTGCAAGACATTTGCACCAGCGAATAATTTCATATGATCCAAATCAAAGAAAATAGTTTGTCATGAAataggatttcaacaaatacgaTGAAAAAATGTTCATCAACATACCTCTCTTACTTTCCTTCTTTGCCTGCCAGTAAGATTTTGCTCAAGACATATTTTTATAGGAAAGCCTTttaatggcagatttttttacattgtttgtaatattttcttattttcgtTGTCTTcccatgtattttgtaaagcactttgtaaccttgttcaGATAAAtgctatagaaataaagatgttattatcattattattattatcattattatttacattaacaTATTGAGAAATGACTCATGGATGCTTTGGACTGACACTTGGTTTCTGACGTTTTTACAGTATTCTCTAAACAGCAGATTTGAGGTAAgggttttcttctgtttgactTTAAGTGTGTTTCAAacagtttatatttacatgaaCACTACAcgtgataataaaaacaattcgTGCACAGACTCTTATCAAGCCACTGCCATTGTCCTGCTCATGGAGGCAGCCTTCcatttcatttgacatttttgaatACAATTTTCTTCACTTTAAAGACGGGGAATCACTGTGCAATAgttaatttattaataattgatttaataatattttaccATCATATCCTTTTATGGTGCTATGGCTTTTAGATCAGTTTCCACTGACTTGTGTTAACTTCTGTTCATCTTGTATTAGTGAGTTAGTTAATGTTAGTGTTAGTTAGTTGTGTGAGTCCTGGTaacacatactgtgtgtgtatctacaGCCTGATATATCTGACTTCTTTGCACCATACCGCTGCTACATCACAGCACTGGAAGATATGACCTCAGCTATCACCCCTAACCTTGGCCACATTAAAACCGCTTACTGCTTTTAATGTTGTACCTAATCAgtgttattgattgattatgGCAAAGTAAGATAAGTGATGTGGTGTTGAATTTATTATGTACATAGATTTTTACAGATATGTCTTTATTTTAGCctcagaaagagaaagacaaggaACTGGTGGAGGTGTGCAAGCAGCTGATGGCAAATTTCCAAGATGGAAACTGCACCCTGATATGGAGGCATAAAAATGGCAAAGTACAGTTTGACTGCATGGAAATAAATGGCAAAGGTAAAGACCCCTCGTCCCTTCATTAAATCATATTTGctagtttaaatatattttagaaaatGCATACAAATAACTTCAAATTTCCCTTACAGTGAAAACCAACATCATAACCAAGTATTATGAGGAAATCTCCAAGGTAAGTGCAATCATAGAGATGTTTTGTTCAGTGCATGTAAACAGCTTAATGGTTAGTGCTTCAAATGCCTGTGTACTTTAAAGGCAGGACACTTATGGATACttcagtgtgaaaataaatcattctctttttgtatttttaacttaCAGAAACCGTCAGATAATAAAACCCTGATAGCCATACTGGCCTCATGTGGAGCTCTGCTCATCATGATCTTTATCCTTGCCATCTGTGCCTCTCACCACCGCAGGTCATACAATGAGAACCAGGTTAGTGGTCGGTCACACTTGAAGACACACTTCAGACGTTCttgaaagtcaaagtcaaaattttgattgttttttttcaagattcCTCCACATATAACAGAGCTAGAGAGACAATCTTGAAGTCTGTGTTGATTAGAAAattattccccatcatatgATATCACAGAGGTCAGACAATGATGTCATGCAATAGTTTAAGAGTTTCAACCGAAAGCTTATATTATTAGGTCACAAAAGGATATATAGAATAGTAATGCATCACCTTATTTAGATTAagtttcaatcaatcaatcaaattttatttgtatagcccatattcacaaaccacaatttgtctcatagggctttaacaaggtgtgacatcctctgcccttaaccctcaacaagagtaaggacaaAATACCTCTTGCACCACACAACTGAACAGCGGTGGCAGTTGTGTAGTCCATTAAAGGGACcatgtcattattattacaaatgtaAATGCGCGTGTCTCGCGTCTCTACAGACTCCCCAAAAATGACTTTCAGAAAACCAAATGTTTACTTTAAAGGCATTCAACTCTTTTGTTAGGATCCCTCACCATGAGAAAATCTGAATCTCTCACTTATgtcacacaataaaacaaaaactcagaTCTAACTAAATCTAATGGCCAACTGATAACCTTGGTTTTTAGTTTAGAATAATGTCCCATATCTCACTTCATGGGCTACATTCTGTTAATCTTCTACCAATCTTAATTCACTTAACAAATCCACACTTAAAACTGTAGTATTGTTATTTAACTGTAAAAGCCATACCATAGTGCCAATTCACTGAAAGAGATCTCAAGctacttttttaaattatattagaAATTACCTCG
The sequence above is a segment of the Hippoglossus stenolepis isolate QCI-W04-F060 chromosome 22, HSTE1.2, whole genome shotgun sequence genome. Coding sequences within it:
- the podxl gene encoding podocalyxin codes for the protein MHLGEEGSRNRTRATMRIMRLMLSLSILFHSAFAHNNSASPPSITDGPSFTSGGGTSSKLVQTQATVTVTMANNTAKITTAEPRVSTQTQPQSSTINNPLSSHISISGAPSSVPAATLSPSKATTPVATATTFATVATTVPFATVATSDSGGISVGHHNTLKASVASTNSRTEPSTSTYILTSPYHTVTFKIPKVSTYPTTEQTHSAITKTSEGDTEKTTVPVTTNLQIKSRTTETGKPGTTITHPTLTTGSLVPENLSETTLLQTSTATTTDPQPKIFLYSLNSRFEPQKEKDKELVEVCKQLMANFQDGNCTLIWRHKNGKVQFDCMEINGKVKTNIITKYYEEISKKPSDNKTLIAILASCGALLIMIFILAICASHHRRSYNENQQHLTEELHTVENGYHDNPTLEVMEVQPEMQEKKVALNGEFNNDSWIVPIDNLLKEDILDEEDTHL